In Engraulis encrasicolus isolate BLACKSEA-1 unplaced genomic scaffold, IST_EnEncr_1.0 scaffold_237_np1212, whole genome shotgun sequence, the following proteins share a genomic window:
- the LOC134442725 gene encoding uncharacterized protein LOC134442725 — MPIVIKRQLNIDRDEILEGLSALLGQRVSRSRGGNVTPLPVTELTTTAFGYHPGVAVTSPITHRQDFGVNEREFFDPKYDFDFRDLSDSDSECEVERGGETYKRPIGWNRIALKVWGKYYWNDWLGGGKLEWRNESVEGEWPVAYHGTTFRGAKGIIQEGFKAGPCAKYGRGVYCTPDIRVAERDGYAKTFTSRKSGKTYKVALQGRINREYRQVCVSENYWLIPVPKGTSAEEERDIVDNALRPYGILFKKIKD; from the coding sequence ATGCCAATAGTCATAAAGCGTCAGCTCAACATAGATAGAGATGAGATATTGGAGGGTCTCTCTGCTCTACTAGGACAAAGAGTCTCTCGTAGTAGAGGAGGCAATGTTACTCCTTTACCTGTGACAGAGCTTACAACCACTGCATTTGGATATCACCCCGGGGTAGCAGTGACCTCACCAATTACTCATCGACAAGACTTTGGAGTTAATGAAAGGGAATTCTTTGATCCAAAATACGACTTCGACTTCCGAGACTTGAGTGATTCAGATTCCGAGTGTGAAGTTGAACGCGGTGGTGAGACTTACAAGCGCCCCATTGGATGGAACCGCATTGCCCTGAAGGTTTGGGGTAAATATTACTGGAATGACTGGTTGGGAGGGGGAAAGCTAGAATGGAGGAATGAATCAGTTGAGGGTGAGTGGCCCGTGGCTTACCATGGAACCACCTTCAGAGGAGCGAAGGGCATCATCCAGGAGGGGTTCAAAGCAGGGCCTTGTGCCAAATATGGAAGAGGGGTGTACTGCACGCCTGACATccgagtggcagagagagatggatatgccAAGACATTCACATCAAGGAAGTCTGGAAAGACCTACAAGGTTGCACTCCAGGGCAGGATCAACCGCGAATACAGACAGGTCTGTGTGAGTGAAAACTACTGGCTGATCCCTGTCCCCAAAGGAACGTCCGCTGAGGAAGAAAGGGACATCGTTGACAATGCCCTTCGTCCCTATGGGATCTTGTTTAAAAAGATTAAGGACTAA